A single Kryptolebias marmoratus isolate JLee-2015 linkage group LG7, ASM164957v2, whole genome shotgun sequence DNA region contains:
- the psmb6 gene encoding proteasome subunit beta type-6 — protein MAAAASMMPIYGQQISSKNDLVPDWTTQEVSTGTTIMAVEYDGGVVIGADSRTTTGAYIANRVTDKLTRIHDRIFCCRSGSAADTQAIAEVVAYQLGFHSIELDEPPLVETAANLFRASCYRYREELMAGILVAGWDRRKGGQVYCVPIGGMLVRQPVAVGGSGSSYIYGFMDSNYKPGLSKDQCLELTASALALAMERDGSSGGVIRLATISEDGVERRVILGDQLPKFSTH, from the exons atGGCGGCGGCAGCATCCATGATGCCGATCTACGGACAGCAAATTTCTTCTAAAAACGACCTGGTTCCGGACTGGACCACCCAGGAAGTCAGCACCGGG ACCACCATCATGGCGGTGGAGTACGATGGAGGAGTTGTGATTGGAGCGGACTCTCGCACCACCACAGG aGCTTACATTGCCAACAGAGTGACAGACAAACTGACTCGGATCCATGACCGGATCTTCTGCTGCAG gtctggatcagctgcagacaCTCAGGCCATTGCTGAGGTCGTAGCCTACCAGCTAGGCTTCCACAG CATCGAGCTGGATGAGCCCCCGCTGGTGGAAACAGCTGCTAATCTATTCAGAGCCAGCTGCTACCGCTACAGAGAGGAGCTGATGGCTGGGATCCTGGTGGCAGGCTGGGACCGGAGGAAAGGAGGACAG GTGTACTGTGTTCCTATCGGTGGGATGTTGGTGCGGCAGCCCGTGGCGGTGGGCGGCAGCGGCAGCTCCTACATCTACGGCTTCATGGACTCGAACTACAAACCAGGACTGAGTAAAGACCAGTGTCTGGAGCTGACTGCCTCAG CTCTGGCTCTGGCCATGGAGAGGGATGGCTCCAGCGGTGGCGTCATCAGACTGGCGACCATCTCTGAAGACGGCGTGGAGCGACGCGTGATCCTGGGAGACCAGCTGCCCAAGTTCTCCACccactga
- the trappc1 gene encoding trafficking protein particle complex subunit 1: MTVHNLYIFDPNGNCLFYNEWNRKKQAGISKEEEFKLMYGMLFSIRSFVSKMSPLDMKDGFLSFQTSKYRLHYYETPSGLKFVMNTDLSVSNARETLQHVYSNLYVELIVKNPVCTSTQTLDSELFSSRLDSFIKSLPYYSPRAA, translated from the exons atgacGGTTCACAACCTGTACATATTTGATCCTAAtggaaactgtttattttacaacGAGTGGAACCGGAAGAAGCAGGCGGGGATCTCTAAGGAGGAG gagtTTAAGCTGATGTACGGGATGCTGTTCTCCATCCGCTCGTTTGTCAGCAAGAtgtctcctctggacat GAAGGATGGCTTCCTGTCCTTCCAAACCAGCAAATATCGTCTCCATTACTACGAGACTCCGAGTGGACTGAAGTTTGTGATGAACACCGACCTGTCAGTGAGCAACGCCAGAGAAACTCTGCAGCACGTCTACAGCAAC ctgTACGTGGAGCTGATCGTGAAGAACCCGGTCTGTACTTCGACCCAAACGTTGGACAGTGAACTCTTCAGCAGCCGACTGGACTCCTTCATCAAATCTCTGCCGTACTACAGCCCTCGAGCCGCTTGa